In Nakaseomyces glabratus chromosome I, complete sequence, the sequence CAATAAACAGCGTAGCTTCCCCCATTCTAGTCATGAGATGAGCATCGTCATTTACCGatattcttcaagaaaatttttgaaaaatagaaacgtgaaataaaaaagcgatgagcatgcgatgagcatctATATTTATGTAATTTAAGTTTGGACATGGCCCTTGTGTAACACAAGTTTTTGCAGCAGATATAACCAAGAAACTACTTGTTCAAATAGTGTCTTAATACACCTAGAAAGGGAACTCATTGAGGTAGAAATAACACAATTATGACTGAGGAAGTATCGAGAAAACAGAATTTCAGACAGTTGGGTCTTTCCAAGTGGTTAGTTGAATCCCTGGATGCTATGAGGATACGGACACCTACAGCTATTCAAAGCGGATGTATTCCAGAAATTTTAAAGGGTAGAGATTGTATCGGTGGTGCTAAGACTGGTTCTGGTAAGACTATAGCTTTTGCTGGTCCGATGCTGACACAATGGTCAGAAGATCCAACTGGTATGTTTGGTATTGTTTTAACACCTACTAGAGAGTTAGCCATGCAAATAGCTGAGCAATTCACAGCTTTGGGTAGTTATATGAACATCAGAGTTGCATTAGTTGTTGGTGGTGAAAGTATCGTTGACCAAGCTCTACAACTTCAACGTAAACCTCACTTCATAATAGCAACCCCAGGTAGACTGGCTCATCATATATTGAATAGTGGTGATGACACTGTTGGTGGCTTAAAGAGAGTAAAGTATTTAGTTCTGGATGAAGCTGATATCCTTCTAACCGAaacattttcaaatgaCTTGAAGACATGTGTCGGTGCATTACCACCAAAGGAGAAGAGACAGACTTTGTTATTCACAGCTACTATCACTGACCAAGTCAGAGCGCTCCAGGATGCTCCAGTACAGAAGGGTAAGCAACCGTTGTTTTGTTATGAGGTTGAGAACGTTGATAACGTGGCTATTCCATCGACTTTGAATACGGAATATGTGCTTGTACCTGAACATGTTAAAGAAGCATATTTGTATCAATTGTTGACATGTGAATCTTATGCAAATTCTACAGCAATAATATTCGTGAACAGAACCACAGCCGCAGAAGTCTTAAGAAGAACTTTGAAAGCATTGGATGTAAGGGTAGCTTCTTTGCATTCGCAGATGCCGCAACAGGAAAGAACTAATTCCATGCATAGATTCAGAGCCAATGCTGCCAGAGTTCTAATTGCTACAGATGTGGCTTCCAGGGGTCTTGATATTCCAACAGTTGAACTTGTAATAAACTATGATATACCATCTGACCCTGATACCTTTATTCACAGATCGGGTCGTACTGCTCGTGCTGGTAGAAAGGGTGATGctatttcatttattaCACAGAGGGATGTTTCGCGTATAGAGGCGATTGAAGCTAGgataaatatgaaaatgacaGAGTGTGATAAAGTTCACGATACAGCAGTGATCAGGAAAGCATTAACTAAAGTGTCAAAGGCAAAGAGGGAAGCACTGATGGCaatggaaaaagaaaactttgGCGAAAGAAGGAAACTTCAAAAGAGGAAGACGCAAAAGGATGGTAAGCGTGTCTAACTACGtattaatgatatataaCTAAGGACCATATAATTAGCTTTGATAGAAATACTGCATTTGTTCTGACCTTATATTTTACTGATCaagaaaatgatatatatggttatgaatattatttcttgaagttttAAGTCAAGACTCTTGATGCGACGGATGCGAAAAATGAATTTTGCGAAAAAGTTTTGATTGAAGgtgaagctcatcgcattcTAGATATGCGGTGTACTGGTTGCGGAGGGACAATTATATAACAATACTATGAATAGACACATATTGaacatatatttttgaaaaataagTAATTGAGGAATAACATTGCAATGAGTAGAGCGCAGGAGATCAAGGAGAAACTGGCGTTGCAAGCCGCCATTCAGAAAAGCTTTCAACAGGACTCTACAAAAGTGCTGAGTTGGCTTACCCCTGAGGGTAATAAAGAGTCGGGGAGTGGTCTTGGTGAAACGGAACTTAATGAGAGCAAGAAAGACTTCTTCCAATTACCTGTTGTCCAAGTCGGTTCTGggctttcttttcaaatggAGAGCAACAATGCAACTACTGATAGCACAGACATACACACTATCGGAGAGTTTATCAAGAGTGATAAGAAAGTCTCTTCTTTggcaaagaagaagaagaagagagaagagGCAGTTCATGAAGCTAGAGATAGCATACACAGAATATCGAAGGATGATACAAAGGCTATGATTGCATTGAAAAACAAGATGAGGAAGACAAACAGAGAAAAtataagaaagaaaattagCACGGACTCCAGACAAAATGATAGCGATTCTGATGATGAACCAAAAGTAGAAAtaaccaagaaaaaaaccATTGGTTTGTTATTCActggtaagaagaagaaatgaatGTTTCTGAGCTTGTGGAGTATGGCCTCCCGACACAGTACAGGCACGGGTATACAATTGGGTGTCTTAGGGCTATAAGGAAAACATCTTATGCGCCAGGAAATAGTGTTAATTGACTGGCAATGACGGTCAATTATATTGGACTCACACTTGACACTTGATGAAAGGTTATATGTGAGATGAGATGGGATGCTCATCGCTGACGTAATTGGGCCCTTGTGATTTTAGAAAATTTCGACCAGAGAATATCCTTTGCTCTCCGCTTTCTCTGCAATGATCTCTGTGCACTTTTActggaaaatttttcaaaaattgaaaaattgtgaaaaaaatatgaaattttGATGGAAAATcttttgcgatgagcttccCAGTATAGGCTTTTGCTATGccaaaaatattgatagGTATTGTGTTTCCTTACTTAAGAATTACGAGTCTTGGTGGCaagtttatatataaataattctAGTTTTTGAGCGGTAGTTGTCTTTGGGTAAGAGAGTCATAGACGTTTTTCTGAAATAAATCATACTAGCAGTATCTTTCGTTTGTACTAATAAGACTGGAAG encodes:
- the DBP8 gene encoding ATP-dependent RNA helicase DBP8 (CAGL0I02354g~Ortholog(s) have ATP-dependent RNA helicase activity), producing MTEEVSRKQNFRQLGLSKWLVESLDAMRIRTPTAIQSGCIPEILKGRDCIGGAKTGSGKTIAFAGPMLTQWSEDPTGMFGIVLTPTRELAMQIAEQFTALGSYMNIRVALVVGGESIVDQALQLQRKPHFIIATPGRLAHHILNSGDDTVGGLKRVKYLVLDEADILLTETFSNDLKTCVGALPPKEKRQTLLFTATITDQVRALQDAPVQKGKQPLFCYEVENVDNVAIPSTLNTEYVLVPEHVKEAYLYQLLTCESYANSTAIIFVNRTTAAEVLRRTLKALDVRVASLHSQMPQQERTNSMHRFRANAARVLIATDVASRGLDIPTVELVINYDIPSDPDTFIHRSGRTARAGRKGDAISFITQRDVSRIEAIEARINMKMTECDKVHDTAVIRKALTKVSKAKREALMAMEKENFGERRKLQKRKTQKDGKRV
- the NOP19 gene encoding Nop19p (CAGL0I02376g~Has domain(s) with predicted role in ribosomal small subunit biogenesis and 90S preribosome localization) — encoded protein: MSRAQEIKEKLALQAAIQKSFQQDSTKVLSWLTPEGNKESGSGLGETELNESKKDFFQLPVVQVGSGLSFQMESNNATTDSTDIHTIGEFIKSDKKVSSLAKKKKKREEAVHEARDSIHRISKDDTKAMIALKNKMRKTNRENIRKKISTDSRQNDSDSDDEPKVEITKKKTIGLLFTGKKKK